TGCTCGACGGCGGAGTCGTGACCGATGAAGTCCTCCTCGCTGAGCACGTCCTCGACGATGATCGGGCGTTGGCGCTGGATGACCTTACCGGCGATCGATTCGCCCAGTTTGATCACGGGCCGGCGCTGATAGGCGCGCGTCGTGGAATAGGCCGCTCGCAGCACCAGCGTCTCGCCCTTGTCGTCCAACAGCCGAAGGCTTACGACCCGGTAATGGAACCGGCGTGCCGTGATGTTGACCAAGTGCTGGAGGATCTCTTCGAGATACGGCGTGCCGCTCAGGGTGTCCGTCACTTCGGCCAGAAGGCCAAGTCGGTTCAAGTGCGATCCGGCTTCGAAGGCACTGCGGAACACCCGGACCGCAAAACCGATGTCCCGGCCGGCCTGCTCCGTCTTGGCACGCCGGTCTTCGAGACCGTCTTGCTCTTGGAACCACTCGCACACGAGGGCGCCGATCCGCTCTTCGCCACAGACGACGGGCACGGCCAAGGCGGCGGCGGCGTCCGGTGCATCGACGTCGGGCCACCGTGCGAAGAGGGGGTGTCCAGGCAGACCGGATTCGACGACGACCGATTCGCCCGTTTCGACCACGTGTCCGCCCAGACCGACGCCCCTTCCGATCCGCATGCGGTCGACCAGCTCCGGCTGAGACGTGCTCGCTCTGAGTACGAGGGCGCCGCCGTCGACGGTGAAGAGGACGTCGACACCGTCCGCGCCTGTCGCAAGCCGGACCGTCTCGGCCGCGGCCATGAGCGCGCTCGCCTCCTCGGGAGCTTCGAGGAACGCGTCGATGACGGCCATCGCGGCTTCAGAACGCGCCGATCGCGGTCGTCCGGACCTTCTCGACCGGCAAGACCCGTCGGGCCAGTTCCGTGACGTCGGCCAGCGTGACGGCATCGATCTTGGCCAAGGTCTCCTCGACCGGGATCTCTCGTCCGTGGTTCAGCTCGTTCTTGGCCATGCGCATCATGCGGGCGCTCATTCCCTCGAGTGCGAGGACCATCGTGCCGCTGATGTTGCGCTTGACCCGGGCCAGCTCCTCTTCGGTGACCTGACCGTCCATGACCTTGTCGAACTCGGCCCGAACGACCTCTTGGACCTCGTTCCAAGTCTGCTGTCCCGTGCCGCCATAGACCGTGAACGCACCGCCGGCGGTGTACGACAGGTGGTAGCTACCGACGGCATACGCCAAGCCTCGGCGCTCCCGCACCTCTTGGAACAGTCTGCTGCTCATGCCGCCACCGAGAATCCCGTCGAGGACGGCCATCGGAT
This genomic interval from Armatimonadota bacterium contains the following:
- a CDS encoding GAF domain-containing protein — encoded protein: MAVIDAFLEAPEEASALMAAAETVRLATGADGVDVLFTVDGGALVLRASTSQPELVDRMRIGRGVGLGGHVVETGESVVVESGLPGHPLFARWPDVDAPDAAAALAVPVVCGEERIGALVCEWFQEQDGLEDRRAKTEQAGRDIGFAVRVFRSAFEAGSHLNRLGLLAEVTDTLSGTPYLEEILQHLVNITARRFHYRVVSLRLLDDKGETLVLRAAYSTTRAYQRRPVIKLGESIAGKVIQRQRPIIVEDVLSEEDFIGHDSAVEQGLRSMVCVPLKLYNRAVGVMSCYTGEVRQFRPDEVETLETLAKQAAVAIEHAKSQVRETLLQEMHHRVKNNLQQVASLLRLQTRQSHYKSMEEAMNETLGRIEAIAAVHDLLSREDLDHVDLRTLAETLVQHQQQSFILPGKSVAFSVRGHDVWLNTNQATQVALILNELIQNAVTHGFDQTDVGEIHVTIESTERRVEIWVSNDGDPLPEGFQSHGRLGLQIISGLARSLGGTFDLKTRLGWTVAHISFVRGQNE